Proteins from a single region of Synchiropus splendidus isolate RoL2022-P1 chromosome 3, RoL_Sspl_1.0, whole genome shotgun sequence:
- the nedd8 gene encoding NEDD8, with translation MLIKVKTLTGKEIEIDIEPTDKVERIKERVEEKEGIPPQQQRLIYSGKQMNDEKTAADYKIQGGSVLHLVLALRGGQLPCSPGAIKADL, from the exons ATGCTTATCAAAGTAAAG ACACTCACTGGTAAGGAGATAGAGATTGACATTGAGCCGACGGACAAG GTGGAAAGAATCAAAGAAAGAGTGGAAGAGAAAGAAGGCATTCCTccccagcagcagagactgatcTACAGTGGCAAGCAGAT GAATGATGAAAAAACAGCTGCAGACTACAAGATCCAAGGTGGATCAGTTCTTCATCTTGTACTGGCCCTCAGAGGCGGTCAGCTGCCCTGCTCCCCTGGAGCCATCAAGGCTGACTTGTAA
- the gmpr2 gene encoding GMP reductase 2 encodes MPRIENDIKLDFKDVLLRPKRSTLKSRSEVDLMRSFTFRNSKGTYRGIPIIAANMDTVGTFEMALALYQFTLFTTVHKHYSVDEWLEFSKKHPECLENIAVSTGTGEGDFEKISAILAAVPQLRYICVDVANGYSEHFVHFVKDVRQKFPSHTIMAGNVVTGEMVEELILAGADIIKVGIGPGSVCTTRKMTGVGYPQLSAVIECADAAHGLGGHIISDGGCTCPGDVSKAFGAGADFVMLGGMLAGHVESGGETIEKNGKKYKLFYGMSSEVAMKKHAGGVAEYRASEGKTVEVPFKGPVEATVREILGGVRSTCTYVGAGKLKELSRRTTFIRVTQQLNTVFGNDG; translated from the exons ATGCCACGCATTGAAAATGACATCAAGTTGGATTTCAAAGATGTCCTCCTTAGGCCAAAGCGCAGCACACTGAAGTCCAGGAGTGAG GTGGACTTGATGAGGAGCTTCACTTTTAGGAACTCGAAAGGAACTTATAGAGGCATTCCTATCATCGCAGCAAACATGGACACTGTGGGAACTTTTGAGATGGCCTTGGCTTTGTATCAG TTCACCCTCTTCACCACAGTCCACAAGCATTATTCTGTGGATGAATGGCTGGAGTTTTCAAAGAAACATCCAGAATGTCTGGAG aacatagCAGTCAGCACAGGGACTGGTGAGGGTGACTTTGAAAAGATTTCAGCCATCTTAGCCGCTGTGCCGCAGTTGCGCTACATCTGTGTGGACGTAGCCAACGGATACTCCGAACACTTTGTCCACTTTGTCAAGGACGTCAGGCAGAAGTTCCCGTCGCACACGATTATG GCCGGAAATGTTGTGACAGGAGagatggtggaggagctgaTTTTGGCGGGTGCTGACATCATCAAAGTTGGCATTGGACCTG GATCAGTGTGCACGACACGCAAGATGACAGGGGTGGGGTACCCCCAACTTAGCGCTGTGATTGAATGTGCAGATGCTGCTCATGGTCTTGGAGGTCACATCATCTCT GATGGTGGATGCACCTGCCCTGGAGATGTCTCAAAGGCTTTTG GTGCCGGAGCAGATTTTGTGATGCTAGGTGGAATGTTGGCTGGTCATGTTGAAAGTGGTGGGGAGACCATTGAAAAGAATGGCAAGAAATATAAGCTGTTCTATGGCATGAGCTCTGAAGTAGCCATGAAGAAGCATGCAGGTGGTGTTGCTGAATACCG AGCATCTGAGGGAAAGACGGTCGAAGTCCCCTTCAAAGGCCCTGTGGAGGCGACAGTGCGGGAGATCTTGGGCGGGGTACGCTCCACTTGCACCTATGTTGGTGCCGGTAAGCTGAAGGAGCTGAGCCGCAGGACCACCTTCATCAGGGTCACACAGCAGCTCAACACTGTCTTTGGAAACGATGGATGA
- the cideb gene encoding cell death activator CIDE-B: MDSPSSFIKSVTKRVWSPTQRPFRVCSYDRETRKGITAGTLEELKARVCQVLLLSLSAVSLVCEEDGTEVDSDDFLMTLPDNTKLMALEHGQTWKPQTGQALVPKYHDQTKPRTGKDIAKVTFDLYKMSPKDLFGSLSVKATFQGLYSVSADFQCLGPKKVLREALRVMSSILNAAGHLLITSAGMIRRIIEGVELWQPQRAEYTASWN, translated from the exons ATGGACAGCCCATCGTCGTTTATCAA ATCAGTGACCAAGCGAGTGTGGTCACCGACACAGCGGCCGTTCCGAGTGTGTAGCTATGACAGAGAGACCAGGAAGGGCATCACAGCTGGAACCCTGGAGGAACTGAAAGCCAGG GTGTgccaggtgctgctgctgtccctATCTGCGGTGTCTCTGGTCTGTGAGGAGGATGggactgaggtggactctgacGACTTCCTCATGACACTGCCTGACAACACAAAGCTGATGGCACTGGAGCATGGGCAAACTTGGAAGCCACAAACG GGTCAAGCTTTGGTGCCCAAGTATCATGATCAGACCAAGCCACGTACTGGAAAGGACATTGCCAAGGTTACGTTTGACCTTTACAAAATGAGCCCTAAGGATTTGTTCGGCTCTCTGAGTGTGAAGGCCACTTTTCAGGGGCTGTACTCAGTGAGTGCAGACTTCCAGTGTCTGGGGCCCAAGAAAGTCCTACG AGAAGCTCTCCGTGTCATGTCCTCCATCCTGAATGCTGCAGGACACCTTCTCATCACCTCTGCTGGCATGATCCGTCGCATCATTGAAGGGGTCGAGCTCTGGCAGCCACAGAGGGCAGAGTACACTGCCAGCTGGAACTAA
- the tinf2 gene encoding TERF1-interacting nuclear factor 2, with protein sequence MTALEENEKRLSFAAVRQLAPPVRLVSAAVWKVLKQRDVKHYGAVEEFVSSVCDTVPGLLALGHRVKLTLGIRARLILDLLSNHADTKLIEEHLESLRFPAEYAAEDVKVWKSVEDFLKLIDSLVLDQKAKDKFFKEVFVQDYGPVQDQELETLMWEFLIALDRLLPIPSLLQTVEWLSGAPFVKEECVLAASQPQLLNILLQHQVSLGHLDNAACPSNSGDSTLTSLSLPPSGKAPFDWTAGHSTLCVEDRHDTQAEKENPLILPVIGSISNEDVPVMVSVRTRRQKACEAAGSKPTPEKNTGRFTVVLPKSKDDRPGLMQKGRKRGMKRKFEQSRVQADEEGEMNVECNVTLQESKKTLSSSETMLYMPDDPSLRPIFLSCLNKKAKVVIKRVSPASLPSPRKKISSRPGGTRYSISASTCKPLSRTHRTQDTCFPGSKNKENHPVIKDPSFPLLQNGTELSSLTSDADDYVADSEDEASKNFKGRLFSKRYYKTRHGTYVPTLREFWRPCTTQPDTFLKRKHR encoded by the exons ATGACGGCTCTTGAGGAGAACG AAAAGCGTCTTTCTTTCGCTGCCGTTCGGCAGTTGGCCCCCCCGGTTCGTCTGGTGTCTGCGGCCGTGTGGAAGGTTCTGAAGCAGAGGGACGTGAAGCACTATGGGGCCGTGGAGGAGTTTGTGTCTTCAGTCTGTGACACGGTACCCGGTTTGCTCGCCTTGGGACATCGAGTCAAACTAACACTCGGAATCAGAGCACGG CTCATCCTGGATTTGCTGTCTAATCATGCGGATACAAAGCTTATTGAGGAGCATTTGGAAAGTCTTCGTTTTCCTGCTGAATATGCTGCG GAGGATGTAAAGGTTTGGAAATCAGTGGAGGATTTCCTCAAATTGATTGACTCACTCGTCCTGGACCAAAAAGCCAAAGACAAGTTCTTCAAG GAGGTGTTTGTTCAAGATTATGGTCCTGTTCAAGATCAGGAGTTGGAGACGCTGATGTGGGAATTCCTGATTGCGCTGGACAGGCTGCTCCCAATTCCCTCTTTGCTACAG ACGGTGGAGTGGCTCAGTGGTGCCCCATTTGTCAAGGAAGAGTGCGTGCTTGCAGCTTCTCAGCCTCAGCTTTTGAATATTTTACTTCAGCATCAAGTCAGTTTAGGTCATCTGGACAATGCAG CTTGTCCTTCAAACAGTGGAGACTCAACCCTGACTTCGCTGTCCTTACCACCTTCAGGAAAAGCCCCTTTTGATTGGACAGCTGGCCACTCCACGCTGTGTGTAGAGGACAGACACGACACACAGGCAGAGAAGGAAAACCCCTTAATCTTGCCAGTTATTGGATCAATATCAAATGAGGATGTTCCAGTGATGGTTTCTGTGCGGACGAGACGGCAGAAAGCCTGTGAGGCAGCAGGTTCCAAACCAActccagaaaaaaacactgGCAGGTTCACGGTAGTTTTGCCAAAATCCAAAGATGATAGGCCGGGCCTGATGCAGAAAGGCAGAAAGCGAGGAATGAAGCGGAAATTTGAGCAAAGTAGAGTTCAAGCTGATGAAGAGGGTGAAATGAATGTCGAGTGTAATGTCACTCTCCAGGAATCTAAAAAGACCTTGTCCAGTTCTGAAACAATGCTGTACATGCCGGATGATCCGTCCCTTCGCCCCATTTTCCTGTCATGTCTCAACAAAAAGGCTAAAGTTGTCATCAAGAGAGTATCTCCTGCTTCTCTGCCATCTCCAAGGAAAAAGATCTCCAGCAGGCCTGGAGGCACAAGATACAGCATCTCAGCTTCCACTTGCAAACCCCTCAGTCGAACCCATCGAACGCAGGACACTTGTTTCCCCGGCTCCAAAAATAAAGA aaatcatCCTGTCATCAAAGACCCTTCGTTTCCGCTGCTGCAGAATGGCACAG agtTGTCCAGCTTGACCAGCGATGCTGACGATTATGTGGCAGACTCTGAAGATGAGGCATCAAAGAACTTCAAGGGCCGG CTGTTCTCGAAGCGCTATTACAAAACCCGGCACGGCACATATGTTCCCACTCTGAGGGAGTTTTGGAGACCATGCACCACTCAGCCGGACACGTTTCTTAAACGTAAACACAGATGA